The Fictibacillus phosphorivorans genomic sequence GTGGATTAGCATCCTATCTCTTTTTATCAAACGAACCCCTTAAACACTATTTAGCGTTCGTCTCCATCTATGTGACTTTCGGATCCTTATTGTTCATGGCTCAACGAATTGTCTATCAATCCGTTGCAGAAAAAGAAGCGATTCAACAAGGTGTGAAAGCATTCAGTTTAGCGGTCGAAGCGAAAGATGTTTATACGCAGGGACATTCGAAAAGGGTCGCACTTTATGCCATGATTCTTGCTAAACATGGTCAATTCAAAAATGTACAACCGGAAGAGCTTGAGTTGACAGCACTAATTCATGATATTGGAAAGATCTCAACACCAGATGCTGTTCTGTTAAAAAACGGAAGATTAACAGAAGCAGAGTATGAAATTATGAAAATGCATCCTGTTGAGGGAATGAAGTTAGCTAAGTCCTTTGGATATTCAGACCGTGTATTAACAGGAATTCTTCATCATCATGAAAGGTACGATGGTTTAGGCTATCCACATCGTTTAAAAGGAAAAGATATACCGATCTATTCTCGAATTTTAGCGGTTGCCGACTCTTTTGACGCGATGACGAGTAACCGTGCCTATCGTCAGGGGATGACACCATGGGAAGCTAAGAAGGAGATAGAGAATCAAGCAGGTAAAATGTACGATCCATTTATCGTAGAAGTATTTATACGCGCTTATTACGACATGCTTTTAATCTGTGAAGACTCCTCAGAGAATATATTGATGAGTAACTCTGCACATCAAGAGATTGCTTCTGGATTAAACGAAGGAAAAAATGACTGAGACGCAGAAGAGTATACAGGTAATCAATATACATAGCAGGGGGAAAGAAGATATGAATGCGACAGCTTCCTTGACAGAGACGATGCTTGAAGAATTATATGTTGTGGTTCGAACGACCAATGGATTATTAAAAAAGGCAGACCCTTCTGTTTACAATTATCGTCCGGTTGAAAACATGCGTTCTTTTTTAGAGCTAGCTAATCATTTGGTCCAGATCCCTCATATCGACTTAGCGATCTTACAGGAGAAATCAGAACAAGAAATTCGTCAGCTCGAAAAGAAGTTATCTGCAGAAAATGTAACAGAATTAACTCATGTGTTAGAAGAAGGCTATCATTTAATTAAATCCTATTTTTTATCTCTTTCCGAGGAAGATTTTTTAAAGAAAGAAACGAAGGCGTTTTATGCTGAGAAAGGTGCTACGCAAGCAAAATGGCTAGTAGAAATCGTGACGCATAGCTATCATCACCGTGGACAGCTGTTTACTTATCTCAAACAGACGAACCATGATGTGAATATGTTTGATCTCTACTAAGAGGAAAGGATGGAGCTCTTCTAAAAGGGAGTTCTATCTTTTTTTTCTGTGGTAAAAGCTTACTGAATCAACCTTTTGATGGATAAAGTGCTTTTCTTTCTACAAAATATTTTCACTTAAATTCGACTTCTACAGCTTTTTCCTGTAACATGGGTGGTTACATTTAAAAGATGCTGTTAGCCAGATTAGCTAGCAGGAAAAATAGAGTCTATATTGAATCTTTTATGAGATAAACATTTTGTCGTTTAAATACATCCAAGAGGTGATGTTTCATGTATACCGTTTTTTCAACGTTCGATGTTCCAAATGAAAAAGCAGATGAAGTAATAAATATATATAAGAACCGTTCAAGATCAGTAGATCACGCGGAAGGTTTTGTTGACTTTCTATTACTCCAGAACGATAAGCGTGCAGGTGAGCTGACTGTTCAACTCATTTTCACTTCAAAAGACGCTTATCTAAAGTGGGTAAGAAGTGAAGAGTTTAAGAAAATTCATGATCTAGAAAAGAAATATCCTGATCAAGAATTAGCAGCTGTCATACCCACAGTAAAGCAGTATAAGGTGGTTGCTAAATGACGGAATTTAACATAAATGTTATGGTAGAAAGAGTAACAGAAAAAATTTACCAAAAAGATCCTTCTCTTGTCGAAAGATATGGTGATAAGGGTAGAGCGAAGTGTATAGAAGATAACCATCATCACTTTAAGCAATTAGAGACGGCATATGAACTCGATAATAGCACGTTCTTTATCGATTATGCGATCTGGTTAGATGGTATCTTACAAAAGTTTGGAATGAGTACCCAGCTACTAATGGATAACTTTGATTTTATAATAGAAGTTTTATTAGAAGAACAGGAAAAGCAAAGATTAGAAAATACCCGTGTCGGTATTTATATTCAATACTTGAAACAAGCGAACGATGTTCTACGTAGTAAAGTGGAATCACACTAGATAAAGGAGAGGTCCCATCCATGGCTATTTCAGAAGCTGAAAAGTTGGCGCGTCTGTTCTTAGAAGGAAATCATGCTGAGGCATTACGTTTCATCAAACAGCAGCCAGACCAAAATCGAATGGTTTTGTTTCGAGACCTGTTTACTCCTGCAATGTATATGATAGGAGACCTATGGGAGAATAATGAGATTTCCGTCGCTGATGAACATCTAGCAACAGGAGTTTGTGACTTTGTTCTTTCTAGGCTGTTTCAAGTATCAGCAGATGAATCAACACATAAAAAGAAAGCTATGTTTTTATGTCTGCAGGGAGAACAGCATTATCTCGGAATTAAGATGATCAATAGTCTTTTTGATGAAAAAGGCTGGGAAACAAAATATTATGGAGCGAGTCTTCCGTTAGAATATGCTTTAAAATCAGCGCTGCAATGGAAGCCTGAGGTCATCGGGTTATCCGTCTCTATCGTTTATAATCTGCCGGTTCTAAAAAATTATGTGCGTGCACTTGCAGCACTGCCAAATAAACCTGATATCTTAGTAGGCGGAAGACTAACTGAAAAATACGATTTAGAACCGTATGTGAATAAACAAGGAATCATTATAAAAAATCTCAAACAGGTAGAAAAATGGCTGGATGAATATACCGAAGAGAGGATTAACGCCTACAAATGAGCAGTGTCCTACCCGTACCATACGTAAAGATAGATAAAGATGGAATGATTCTGAATAGATCCTTAAAAGCTATTGATTTGTTGGGCATGCAGGCTGAAACGATTCGGGACTGTTTTGATGAAGAGAGCCGTAACAAGCTCATGAAGTTTATGATGCCTTTTGAGGGAGAAAAGACGTTTGAAGCGAACATAAAGGCAAGAAACCAGCCGTTTCTGCTATGTGATATCTCTATTTGTTGGGAGGGAGACGTCGCTCATATCGTCTTTATTCCTATTGGAAAACACGTTCAAGGACTTGAAGATAAGCTTTTAGAGCTTAGACTACGACTATCCTCTACAGATTTTGAACTGTTTGAGAAGAAGGAAGCTTTAGAAGATGCGATGAAACGGCTTGATGAATTGTCAGGACCGTTCATACCGATCTCTGAAAAAATGGCGTTTGTTCCGTTATTTGGTGATGTGAACGAGAGCAAGATGATCACCGTTACAGGGAATGCATTAAAAGCCGCTTACGAAGGTCAATTTGAAGAAATTTTCTTTGACCTCTCTGCTACAGGAGAAATTGATGAAGGTGGCGTTCAAAAGTTAAGCGAACTGTTCCGCATGCTCCAATATATGAACGGAAAACCAGTGAAAATTATTGGCGTAAAGCCGAAGCACGCGAGGCAGCTGACTGCACTAGACGTGGATTGGCCCGTCTATTTTGAAACATCATTAAAAGATGTATTGATCGATCATCTTCAAATAGGAAAAGCACCTCAAGCGTGATGAGGTGCTTTTTATGTTACCATCGTTTTTTCTTGCGATGAAGGGAAGCAAAAATGATTGGAGCAAGAGCGGCACCACCAATTAATCCGAACAGATGTCCCATCACGTTGATTCGTGCATTCATAAACGTGGTTACTAGGCTTATTCCTAATACAACAAGAAGAATCTGTGTGTTGGCTTGGTCGATATATTGACGGTGGTTATACAGCATATAAACGTAGATCCCGAACAAACCAAAAATAGCTCCTGATGCACCAATATGTGCGTAAGAAAGTGGCAGCAATAATAAGGTAGCTATGTTTGCGATCAAACCAGCACCTACATACCCGATAATAAATCTTACTTTTCCAAGGATTCCTTCGAGTGCAGGACCGAACAAGACAAGCGAGAACGAGTTAAAGATCAGATGACCTGCAGCCTCATGTGTAACAATGGGAGTGAATAAACGCCAGTACTCTCCAGCAGTGATGTAATAATTAGACCCGACCATAAAATGATACAAAGAGGTAGAAAAAGGGGTAAAATTAATAAGAAGAAACACGATGATGTGTGCAGCCACTAAAAATGTAACAATAGGATAACGCCTAATAAAGGTCTGAAAGCTTTCATCTCTTATAAACATGGAATTGTATCACCCTTTTTATATAAAGTGTAGGCTGTTTTTTCTTTCTCTTCGTTGAATGTTGATTGAAGTGGAAGGTGCGTGCCTAAAGGCAAAAAGCAACACAGCTTAAGCAGGAATCACCATTCATAATAGAACATCAAAGTTAAAAAACAGCCAAAATTTTAAACATACTCATTCATCTTCCTTAAGTTTACCATGTGAGGATAGATAGGGCGAAAGATATAGCTGTAAAGGAGCTTTTATATATGATTGTAGGAACAGGCATCGACATGATCGAGCTAAAACGAATCAAACAGGTTGTTTCTCACCAGCCTCGATTTACGGAGCGGGTGTTAACACCGTTCGAA encodes the following:
- a CDS encoding rhomboid family intramembrane serine protease, with the protein product MFIRDESFQTFIRRYPIVTFLVAAHIIVFLLINFTPFSTSLYHFMVGSNYYITAGEYWRLFTPIVTHEAAGHLIFNSFSLVLFGPALEGILGKVRFIIGYVGAGLIANIATLLLLPLSYAHIGASGAIFGLFGIYVYMLYNHRQYIDQANTQILLVVLGISLVTTFMNARINVMGHLFGLIGGAALAPIIFASLHRKKKRW
- a CDS encoding cobalamin B12-binding domain-containing protein; protein product: MAISEAEKLARLFLEGNHAEALRFIKQQPDQNRMVLFRDLFTPAMYMIGDLWENNEISVADEHLATGVCDFVLSRLFQVSADESTHKKKAMFLCLQGEQHYLGIKMINSLFDEKGWETKYYGASLPLEYALKSALQWKPEVIGLSVSIVYNLPVLKNYVRALAALPNKPDILVGGRLTEKYDLEPYVNKQGIIIKNLKQVEKWLDEYTEERINAYK
- a CDS encoding STAS domain-containing protein, whose translation is MSSVLPVPYVKIDKDGMILNRSLKAIDLLGMQAETIRDCFDEESRNKLMKFMMPFEGEKTFEANIKARNQPFLLCDISICWEGDVAHIVFIPIGKHVQGLEDKLLELRLRLSSTDFELFEKKEALEDAMKRLDELSGPFIPISEKMAFVPLFGDVNESKMITVTGNALKAAYEGQFEEIFFDLSATGEIDEGGVQKLSELFRMLQYMNGKPVKIIGVKPKHARQLTALDVDWPVYFETSLKDVLIDHLQIGKAPQA
- a CDS encoding HD-GYP domain-containing protein yields the protein MIRNIKLAQLFIIGSAFVQALHHFFIEPIENFYPFLFLFLIGFLPAWVVNRVQEEYTKLAFVLCSVYIVSISYYFITYPIVQAAYFFLPVTALLLNDKRLYYVSSVGGLASYLFLSNEPLKHYLAFVSIYVTFGSLLFMAQRIVYQSVAEKEAIQQGVKAFSLAVEAKDVYTQGHSKRVALYAMILAKHGQFKNVQPEELELTALIHDIGKISTPDAVLLKNGRLTEAEYEIMKMHPVEGMKLAKSFGYSDRVLTGILHHHERYDGLGYPHRLKGKDIPIYSRILAVADSFDAMTSNRAYRQGMTPWEAKKEIENQAGKMYDPFIVEVFIRAYYDMLLICEDSSENILMSNSAHQEIASGLNEGKND
- a CDS encoding antibiotic biosynthesis monooxygenase family protein, whose product is MYTVFSTFDVPNEKADEVINIYKNRSRSVDHAEGFVDFLLLQNDKRAGELTVQLIFTSKDAYLKWVRSEEFKKIHDLEKKYPDQELAAVIPTVKQYKVVAK
- a CDS encoding DinB family protein — translated: MNATASLTETMLEELYVVVRTTNGLLKKADPSVYNYRPVENMRSFLELANHLVQIPHIDLAILQEKSEQEIRQLEKKLSAENVTELTHVLEEGYHLIKSYFLSLSEEDFLKKETKAFYAEKGATQAKWLVEIVTHSYHHRGQLFTYLKQTNHDVNMFDLY